From a region of the Thermomicrobium roseum DSM 5159 genome:
- the aroA gene encoding 3-phosphoshikimate 1-carboxyvinyltransferase: MTLHRTYPPRLPIRPAEQPVDAIVRLPGSKSLTNRALVLAALADGVSVLEGALLSEDSWVMVDSLRRLGIPVDVDEPAERMIVQGKGGTLPATRAELFVGNSGTTARFLTAMTALGHGEYLIDGVPRMRERPIQPLLDALAQLGVQAESLLGTGCPPVRVRSYGLAGGTIRLRGDISSQYLSALLMIGPCTRDGLRIELESPLVSVPYVEMTLAVMADFGAIATHEHAQVFHVPGNQRYRSRTYAIEPDASAASYFFALAAATAGRIRVVNLGTRSRQGDVQFVDLLERMGCTVIREPDALTVIGKRPLRGIEADMNAISDTVPTLAALAPLADGPVIIRNVQHIRYKETDRIAAVANELRRLGITVEEFPDGLRIEPGPVQPAVIRTYGDHRMAMSFAILGCAVPGLEIDDPGCVAKTFPDFFERLEAALGRR, encoded by the coding sequence GTGACACTGCATCGCACCTATCCGCCTCGCTTGCCCATTCGACCCGCCGAGCAGCCGGTCGACGCCATCGTCCGGCTCCCGGGTTCGAAGAGCTTGACCAACCGGGCACTCGTCCTCGCCGCCTTGGCCGATGGCGTCAGCGTGCTCGAAGGTGCCCTCCTCAGCGAGGACAGCTGGGTGATGGTCGATTCGCTGCGCCGTCTCGGCATTCCGGTAGACGTCGACGAGCCCGCGGAACGCATGATCGTGCAGGGGAAGGGTGGCACGCTGCCAGCGACGCGGGCCGAGCTGTTCGTCGGCAATTCGGGCACGACGGCTCGTTTCCTCACTGCGATGACGGCGCTCGGTCACGGCGAATACCTGATCGACGGCGTGCCGCGCATGCGCGAGCGACCGATCCAACCGCTCCTCGACGCACTGGCGCAATTGGGTGTGCAGGCGGAATCGCTGCTCGGCACCGGTTGTCCGCCGGTCCGGGTGCGGAGTTATGGGCTCGCCGGAGGAACCATCCGCCTGCGGGGCGACATCTCCAGTCAGTATCTCAGCGCGCTCCTCATGATCGGCCCGTGCACGCGCGATGGTCTCCGCATCGAACTCGAGAGCCCGCTCGTCTCCGTGCCCTATGTAGAGATGACGCTAGCCGTGATGGCTGATTTCGGGGCGATCGCCACGCACGAACATGCCCAGGTCTTCCACGTCCCAGGGAACCAGCGCTACCGATCCCGCACCTACGCCATCGAGCCGGATGCCTCGGCCGCATCCTACTTTTTCGCCCTCGCAGCCGCAACAGCCGGTCGTATCCGCGTCGTCAATCTCGGCACGCGATCTCGCCAGGGTGACGTCCAGTTCGTGGACCTCCTGGAGCGCATGGGCTGTACCGTCATTCGCGAGCCCGATGCTCTCACGGTCATCGGGAAACGACCGCTTCGCGGCATCGAGGCGGACATGAACGCGATTTCCGATACGGTTCCGACGCTCGCCGCTCTCGCGCCGCTCGCCGACGGTCCGGTCATCATTCGCAATGTGCAGCACATCCGGTACAAGGAAACCGATCGCATCGCAGCGGTCGCGAACGAACTCCGCCGCTTGGGAATCACCGTCGAGGAGTTTCCCGACGGACTGCGCATCGAGCCCGGTCCCGTCCAGCCGGCCGTGATCCGAACCTATGGGGATCACCGCATGGCGATGAGCTTCGCGATCCTCGGCTGCGCCGTCCCCGGCTTGGAGATCGATGACCCAGGATGCGTGGCCAAGACCTTCCCGGACTTCTTCGAGAGACTGGAGGCAGCGCTCGGTCGCCGCTGA
- a CDS encoding dTDP-4-dehydrorhamnose 3,5-epimerase family protein — protein MIHGVEIKRLVTHVDERGSLTELIRCDDPFFEKFGQCYVSVSWPGVIRAWHWHKKQTDYFVCIRGMIKVPLFDLRPESPTYRELNEFFLGDDNRIVLKIPPGVAHGFKNIGTEPCYLLNFPTEPYDADDPDEYRLPYDTPEIPYSWEIKYR, from the coding sequence GTGATCCACGGTGTCGAAATCAAGCGGCTGGTTACCCACGTCGACGAGCGCGGTTCGCTGACCGAACTCATTCGCTGCGACGATCCCTTCTTCGAGAAGTTCGGTCAGTGCTACGTGTCCGTCTCTTGGCCCGGGGTCATCCGCGCCTGGCATTGGCACAAGAAACAGACCGATTACTTCGTCTGCATCCGCGGGATGATCAAGGTTCCCTTGTTCGACCTGCGTCCGGAGTCACCGACCTACCGCGAGCTCAACGAATTCTTCCTGGGCGATGACAATCGGATCGTTCTCAAGATTCCGCCGGGTGTCGCACACGGGTTCAAGAACATTGGGACGGAACCCTGTTATCTACTCAACTTCCCGACCGAGCCCTACGATGCGGACGATCCGGACGAATATCGCTTGCCCTACGACACACCGGAAATCCCGTACTCGTGGGAGATCAAGTATCGCTGA
- a CDS encoding class I SAM-dependent methyltransferase, whose product MGETIDAYEIIADYYDLEFARFSDDIEVYLAFAQRTGDPILEIGCGTGRLLAPLARSGYTVHGVDRSPAMLARARERLRAEGLEHVQLFQADAVDLRPLADGFYRLAIIALNGFLHLLDRTAQQRALAELHRVMTTGGLLLLDLLHPTPAQLQALEQPLSWDGNWRLPDGSRLDRFASRSVHPSEQTITTTLFYDRTDAHSGQVTRRVVSYKLRFVHRFELELLLEQAGFAVEAIYGSYDLDPLTDESPQMFVVAQRQLSPAILAPRRA is encoded by the coding sequence ATGGGCGAGACGATCGACGCCTACGAGATCATCGCCGACTATTACGACCTCGAGTTCGCGCGCTTCAGCGACGACATCGAGGTCTATCTGGCCTTCGCGCAGCGCACCGGCGATCCGATCCTCGAGATCGGCTGTGGAACCGGTCGGCTACTCGCGCCGCTGGCCCGGTCTGGATACACCGTTCACGGCGTCGATCGTTCCCCCGCTATGCTGGCCCGCGCTCGCGAACGTCTCCGTGCCGAGGGACTCGAGCATGTCCAGCTGTTCCAGGCCGACGCGGTCGATCTCCGGCCACTGGCCGACGGTTTCTACCGGCTCGCCATCATCGCACTGAACGGGTTCCTCCATCTCCTCGATCGGACTGCCCAGCAACGAGCGCTGGCCGAACTGCATCGTGTCATGACCACAGGCGGGCTCCTGCTCCTCGATCTTCTCCACCCCACCCCGGCGCAGCTCCAGGCCTTGGAGCAACCGCTCAGCTGGGACGGGAACTGGCGCTTACCGGACGGCAGTCGCCTCGACCGCTTCGCCAGTCGCAGCGTGCATCCGTCGGAGCAGACGATCACCACGACACTCTTTTACGACCGGACCGATGCGCACTCCGGCCAGGTGACACGCCGGGTCGTCAGCTACAAACTTCGTTTCGTTCATCGCTTCGAGTTGGAACTCCTGCTCGAACAGGCTGGGTTCGCTGTCGAAGCCATCTATGGCTCGTACGATCTCGATCCGCTTACCGACGAGAGCCCGCAGATGTTCGTCGTGGCGCAGCGCCAGCTTTCCCCGGCTATACTCGCTCCGCGTCGAGCGTGA
- the smpB gene encoding SsrA-binding protein SmpB: MSKGTAKSREGEKVIAVNRKAYHDYFIEEELEAGIQLTGSEIKSIRAGRVNLRDAYARIEDGELWLIGMHVSPYPGASGKHQHDPTRPRKLLVHKRELDYLRGKLEKRGYTLVPLRLVIRRGLAKIDLGLARGKKQYDKREAIAEREARREIERAISPRW; encoded by the coding sequence ATGAGCAAGGGAACAGCCAAGAGCCGCGAGGGCGAAAAGGTCATCGCGGTCAACCGTAAGGCGTACCACGACTATTTCATCGAAGAAGAGTTGGAGGCGGGCATCCAGCTCACCGGCTCGGAGATCAAGTCGATCCGGGCTGGGCGTGTCAACCTCCGCGATGCCTACGCGCGCATCGAGGACGGTGAACTCTGGCTCATCGGTATGCATGTCAGCCCGTATCCGGGTGCCAGTGGGAAGCACCAGCACGATCCGACGCGTCCGCGCAAACTGCTGGTGCACAAGCGGGAGCTAGACTATCTCCGCGGCAAGCTGGAAAAGCGTGGGTATACGCTCGTGCCGCTCCGGCTGGTCATCCGTCGGGGCTTGGCCAAGATCGATCTCGGCCTGGCGCGCGGCAAGAAGCAGTACGACAAGCGCGAGGCGATCGCCGAGCGGGAGGCGCGGCGCGAGATCGAGCGGGCGATCAGCCCACGGTGGTGA
- a CDS encoding EVE domain-containing protein, whose translation MAEPQYWILVGSAENLEATQAHGFTVQGFKSRHRKKAEAMRPGDRLVYYVTGIQGFAAIARVTSDAFEDHTPIWKSKDPKKAAEDYPWRVQIEPEIALPPGVYLPAEDIALQLHHVQKWPKDHWRLAFQGQLHRIDEHDYELIRTALVQAANRQSVAP comes from the coding sequence ATGGCTGAGCCGCAGTACTGGATCCTCGTCGGATCGGCCGAGAACCTGGAGGCGACGCAGGCGCACGGCTTCACCGTCCAGGGCTTCAAGTCGCGTCACCGCAAGAAGGCTGAGGCGATGCGTCCTGGTGATCGACTCGTCTACTATGTGACCGGTATCCAGGGCTTCGCTGCCATTGCTCGGGTCACCTCGGACGCTTTCGAGGATCACACACCGATCTGGAAAAGCAAGGACCCCAAAAAAGCGGCGGAAGACTATCCGTGGCGTGTCCAGATCGAACCGGAGATCGCTCTACCTCCTGGTGTGTATCTTCCTGCTGAAGACATCGCCCTTCAGCTTCATCATGTCCAGAAATGGCCAAAAGACCATTGGCGATTAGCCTTCCAAGGGCAGCTTCATCGCATCGACGAGCATGATTACGAGCTGATCCGCACAGCGCTGGTCCAGGCAGCGAATAGGCAGAGCGTTGCCCCATGA
- a CDS encoding DUF2267 domain-containing protein: MQFDEFIGKVQHRARLASRGEAERVTRAVLETLAERLAGGEAKDLAAQLPMIVKDYILEYPHAGEGRHMSLKEFYERVAERLHAPMPEAAFWARAVMSVVQEAVSAGEIEDVKHQLGPDYAPLFEWEGPR; the protein is encoded by the coding sequence ATGCAGTTCGACGAATTCATCGGCAAGGTCCAGCATCGGGCACGTTTGGCCTCTCGGGGCGAAGCGGAACGGGTCACTCGTGCCGTCTTGGAGACGCTCGCGGAGCGGCTAGCTGGGGGCGAAGCGAAAGACCTGGCCGCACAACTCCCGATGATCGTAAAGGACTACATCTTAGAATATCCTCATGCCGGTGAGGGACGGCACATGTCTCTCAAGGAGTTCTATGAGCGTGTCGCTGAGCGACTGCACGCGCCGATGCCGGAAGCCGCCTTCTGGGCTCGTGCGGTCATGAGCGTCGTCCAAGAAGCGGTCAGTGCCGGCGAAATCGAGGACGTCAAGCATCAGCTCGGTCCCGATTACGCACCGCTCTTCGAGTGGGAAGGACCGCGCTGA
- a CDS encoding amidohydrolase family protein: MPIAGVPITDTHVHFWDIERSDLYWMTPDLVEQLRPLRRSFTPDDLDPQRLAAGVDRIVIVQAARSEWDHQWWFSLAERYPWIVAVVGWVDLAAPEVDQQLDRLASHPAFRGVRATAENVPDPDWLASPAVQRGIAAVAERGLTLDLLVRVEHLPHVPRLAERFPDLTLVVDHLAKPPIASGDLQLWRERMAALVPYPTIWCKLSGLLTEAGPRPTVETLRPVVDFALDRFGPQRLLWGSDWPVATLAADYLSTFRTYEALTAGLTTEERAAIFGGNAQRVYRL, translated from the coding sequence ATGCCGATCGCCGGCGTGCCGATCACTGACACGCACGTCCACTTCTGGGACATCGAGCGGTCCGATCTCTACTGGATGACACCCGACCTGGTCGAGCAGCTCCGCCCATTGCGGCGGAGCTTCACGCCGGATGACCTCGATCCGCAGCGGCTGGCTGCCGGTGTCGATCGCATCGTCATCGTGCAGGCCGCGCGCTCCGAGTGGGATCACCAGTGGTGGTTCTCGCTCGCCGAGCGGTATCCCTGGATCGTCGCCGTCGTCGGCTGGGTCGACCTCGCCGCGCCAGAGGTCGATCAGCAGCTCGACCGCCTGGCGAGTCATCCTGCCTTCCGCGGCGTCCGAGCGACGGCCGAGAACGTCCCCGATCCGGACTGGCTGGCTTCACCCGCCGTGCAACGCGGTATCGCTGCGGTCGCCGAACGTGGCCTCACCCTGGACCTTCTGGTTCGCGTCGAGCATCTTCCCCATGTTCCACGCCTCGCCGAACGCTTCCCGGATCTCACGCTCGTCGTCGACCACTTGGCCAAGCCACCCATCGCGAGTGGCGACCTCCAGTTGTGGCGCGAGCGGATGGCAGCGCTCGTCCCCTATCCCACCATCTGGTGCAAGCTCTCCGGTCTCCTGACCGAGGCCGGCCCACGTCCGACGGTCGAGACGCTCCGTCCAGTCGTCGACTTCGCACTCGACCGGTTCGGGCCACAGCGCCTCCTCTGGGGGAGCGATTGGCCGGTGGCGACGCTGGCCGCTGACTATCTCAGCACGTTCCGCACCTACGAAGCGCTCACCGCCGGGCTCACGACCGAGGAACGGGCAGCGATCTTCGGTGGCAACGCCCAGCGGGTCTACCGTCTGTGA
- a CDS encoding aldo/keto reductase produces MMSLPRRVLGRTGLEVSSVCAGCAPLGDMPEAFGYRVPEEQALATLRAIFSSPITFLDTAAAYGDGESERRIGIVLRELGGLPPGYVLATKADRDLATGRFDAEQVRRSVQRSLRLLGLERLQLVYFHDPEHAGLSVAEAMAPGGPVEALLALRDAGVIEHVGVAAGPIDMLIAYIETGVFEVVITHNRYTLLNRTAEPLIQRANELGVAVVNAAPYGSGLLAKGPSAFPRYAYREARPDEIERARTIEAVCAHYGVPLAAAALQFSLRDPRISATIVGMSRPERVTQTIQFATWPIPDALWDELNQVEPLPYDPQTGQLVATGEGGSEDADRRRADH; encoded by the coding sequence ATGATGTCGCTGCCTCGTCGCGTACTGGGCCGCACGGGACTCGAGGTCAGCAGCGTCTGCGCGGGTTGCGCGCCGCTCGGCGATATGCCCGAAGCGTTCGGCTACCGCGTGCCGGAAGAGCAGGCTCTGGCGACTCTGCGCGCGATCTTCAGCAGCCCGATCACGTTCCTCGATACTGCGGCTGCGTACGGTGACGGTGAGAGCGAGCGACGCATCGGGATCGTCCTCCGCGAACTCGGTGGCCTTCCACCTGGCTACGTTCTGGCGACCAAGGCCGACCGCGATCTGGCCACCGGCCGCTTCGACGCTGAGCAAGTCCGCCGCTCGGTCCAGCGCAGCCTCCGCCTGCTCGGGCTCGAGCGGCTCCAGCTGGTCTATTTTCACGACCCCGAGCACGCTGGCTTGTCGGTGGCTGAGGCGATGGCACCCGGCGGTCCGGTCGAGGCACTGCTCGCGCTCCGCGATGCGGGAGTCATCGAGCATGTCGGGGTGGCCGCTGGTCCGATCGATATGCTCATCGCCTACATCGAAACCGGCGTATTCGAGGTGGTCATCACCCACAATCGATACACGCTCCTCAACCGGACGGCCGAGCCGCTGATCCAGCGTGCGAACGAACTTGGAGTCGCCGTCGTCAATGCCGCGCCCTATGGAAGCGGCCTCCTCGCCAAAGGACCGAGTGCGTTCCCCCGCTATGCGTATCGCGAGGCACGGCCTGACGAGATCGAGCGCGCGCGGACGATCGAGGCGGTCTGCGCCCATTACGGTGTCCCGCTGGCCGCGGCGGCCCTGCAGTTCTCGCTGCGCGATCCTCGCATCAGCGCCACGATCGTCGGTATGAGCCGACCGGAGCGTGTCACCCAAACGATCCAGTTCGCCACCTGGCCGATCCCGGATGCCTTGTGGGACGAACTGAACCAGGTCGAACCGCTTCCCTACGACCCACAGACAGGCCAGCTCGTCGCGACCGGAGAGGGAGGAAGCGAGGATGCCGATCGCCGGCGTGCCGATCACTGA
- a CDS encoding L-rhamnose mutarotase has translation MKCYGLTLCLRDDPDAIAAYIQYHQAVWPQVCARIREVGIHTMRIFLRGRRLFMYIETDDAFDLARDFSRVNEDPVSAEWNRLMATLQERAPEANPDEWWAPMELVFDLDWPQHRHGLAQEREPRS, from the coding sequence ATGAAATGCTATGGTCTCACCCTCTGCCTGCGCGACGATCCGGACGCGATCGCGGCCTACATCCAATACCACCAGGCGGTCTGGCCGCAGGTGTGCGCCCGGATCCGCGAAGTCGGGATCCACACGATGCGGATCTTTCTGCGCGGCCGTCGGCTTTTCATGTACATCGAAACCGACGACGCGTTCGATCTCGCACGCGACTTCTCGCGCGTGAACGAGGACCCTGTCTCAGCCGAGTGGAACCGCCTCATGGCGACGCTCCAGGAACGCGCGCCCGAGGCGAACCCCGACGAATGGTGGGCACCGATGGAGCTCGTCTTCGACCTGGATTGGCCGCAGCACCGTCACGGCCTCGCGCAGGAAAGGGAACCCCGGTCATGA
- a CDS encoding SDR family NAD(P)-dependent oxidoreductase — MQLHDRIALVTGAGSGIGRAIAERFASAGALVIAADLDATAAEETARRAPERIVPDHVDVRDEASVRTLMERTLDRFGRLDILVNNAGIGTTKDLVETDLAEWENVFAVNVRGVFLCCKYALPSMLARRSGVIINIGSVAGLIGIPKRAAYCASKGAVVTLTKQIAIAYVREGIRCNCICPGTVDSPWVERLVAREPDPVAARRALEARQPMGRLVQPEEVAAAALYLASDEAAAVTGSILVIDGGWLAQ; from the coding sequence ATGCAACTCCACGACCGTATCGCCCTCGTGACCGGTGCTGGTTCCGGGATCGGTCGTGCAATAGCCGAGCGGTTCGCCTCCGCCGGTGCACTCGTCATCGCAGCGGATCTGGACGCCACTGCGGCCGAGGAAACAGCCCGGCGGGCACCGGAACGCATCGTTCCCGACCACGTCGATGTGCGCGATGAAGCGAGCGTGCGCACGCTCATGGAGCGGACACTCGACCGCTTCGGTCGCCTCGACATTTTGGTGAACAACGCCGGGATCGGCACGACGAAGGATCTCGTCGAGACTGATCTGGCCGAGTGGGAGAACGTTTTCGCGGTCAATGTGCGTGGAGTCTTTTTGTGCTGCAAGTATGCGCTTCCCAGCATGCTCGCCCGCCGCTCGGGCGTGATCATCAATATCGGGTCGGTCGCCGGCCTCATCGGTATCCCCAAGCGAGCCGCCTATTGCGCGAGCAAGGGAGCTGTCGTCACCTTGACCAAACAGATCGCCATCGCCTATGTCCGCGAAGGCATCCGCTGTAACTGCATCTGCCCAGGAACCGTCGACTCCCCGTGGGTCGAGCGACTGGTCGCGCGAGAACCGGATCCGGTCGCCGCACGCCGAGCACTGGAAGCGCGCCAACCGATGGGGCGCCTGGTGCAGCCAGAGGAGGTCGCGGCAGCCGCGCTCTACCTGGCTTCCGATGAGGCCGCCGCGGTGACCGGCAGCATTCTCGTCATCGACGGTGGTTGGCTCGCCCAGTGA
- a CDS encoding carbohydrate ABC transporter permease — protein MALRWQTSPTRPGPLAALVSYAILSLWAAVVLFPLYWLAITAFKLPVHVNEGPTYLPFVDFQPSLHAWHYILVDLGNDTLRPYLNTVIVGGTSSILTLLLGAAATYGLSRFTYRVRLASVVVFLAGAILAGIGIQLGLPWPLAVAGALGAFVLARATALRRAAGPQLGNADIAFWMISQRMLPPVAIVIPIYILFQRLGMLDTRTALVVSYVAANLPIAVWLLRDYFHTIPIELEESAAIDGANRYQILWRIVLPLALPGLVATFLFIFVLAWNEYLLALFLSSAKAQTMPLLVAAQNATRGPQWWYMSVLILLMIAPVIALALVLERYIARGLLLGAVRG, from the coding sequence ATGGCACTCCGCTGGCAGACTAGCCCGACTCGCCCTGGACCCCTCGCCGCCCTCGTGTCCTACGCCATTCTGTCTCTCTGGGCAGCGGTCGTTCTCTTTCCGCTCTACTGGTTGGCCATCACCGCCTTCAAGCTTCCAGTTCATGTCAACGAAGGACCAACCTATCTGCCGTTCGTTGACTTCCAGCCTTCGCTGCATGCCTGGCACTACATCCTGGTCGATCTCGGCAACGATACGCTTCGCCCGTATCTCAATACGGTTATCGTCGGAGGAACCAGTTCCATCCTTACCTTGCTCCTCGGTGCCGCAGCGACTTACGGGCTGAGTCGCTTCACCTATCGCGTCCGACTGGCCAGCGTCGTCGTCTTTCTCGCTGGCGCGATTCTCGCTGGCATCGGTATCCAACTGGGACTGCCGTGGCCATTGGCGGTGGCCGGTGCGTTGGGAGCGTTCGTCCTCGCCCGTGCAACCGCCTTGCGGCGTGCAGCTGGTCCGCAGCTCGGCAATGCCGACATCGCCTTCTGGATGATTTCGCAGCGGATGCTTCCACCGGTTGCCATCGTGATCCCGATTTACATTCTCTTCCAGCGGCTCGGCATGTTGGATACGCGGACGGCACTCGTCGTGTCCTATGTCGCGGCGAACCTCCCGATCGCCGTCTGGCTACTGCGTGACTACTTCCACACGATCCCGATCGAACTGGAAGAGAGTGCCGCGATCGACGGGGCTAACCGCTACCAAATTCTCTGGCGGATCGTTCTGCCGCTCGCTCTACCCGGTCTCGTCGCGACATTTCTGTTCATCTTCGTCCTGGCCTGGAACGAGTACCTGCTCGCCCTCTTCCTGAGCAGCGCCAAGGCGCAAACGATGCCCTTGCTCGTGGCAGCGCAGAACGCGACGCGCGGTCCACAGTGGTGGTACATGTCGGTCCTCATCCTGCTCATGATCGCACCCGTCATCGCGCTCGCACTCGTCCTCGAGCGGTACATCGCGCGCGGTCTTCTGCTCGGTGCCGTGCGCGGATGA
- a CDS encoding carbohydrate ABC transporter permease, whose amino-acid sequence MRQTRPSVLPPRTGDAVAAPTRRIPLSRERVVSWADQQAGAVLVLPAVLVILVLSIFPLLFSLYLSLSRFQPVSGGFEIHFRGLANYRKLFVGSEQQHFLGQLARLDTAGWLFFLATGALTVFLLGRALRSGPLTFPRLLGHGTVALGLLLALWLISRTVVSGGRPGTLVVTWVYVFGGVALQFLVGLLLAALCAQQLPGRRFFRVVFLLPMMITPVGVAYTFRMLTDTGKGPFAPIANWLGYANVSWVNDPWGARIAVMIGDLWQWTPFMFIVLLAALESQSPEPIEAAIVDGANRWQIFWHITLPQIAPVASTVILIRLIEAFKIFDMPNVLTGGGPGTATESLTLHAYVLWRSLDYGTSAAVAYTLLFVVTFVGIAYVRLLHRRVSEAL is encoded by the coding sequence GTGCGGCAGACTCGACCGAGTGTCTTACCACCACGAACAGGGGATGCGGTCGCGGCACCGACCCGCCGCATCCCCCTCAGCCGCGAGCGAGTGGTGAGCTGGGCCGACCAGCAGGCGGGGGCAGTACTGGTCCTCCCAGCCGTACTGGTCATCCTTGTCCTTTCCATCTTTCCACTCCTGTTCTCGCTCTATCTTTCGCTGTCGCGCTTCCAACCAGTTTCTGGCGGATTCGAGATCCATTTCCGGGGGCTCGCCAACTATCGCAAGCTCTTCGTGGGCTCCGAGCAGCAGCACTTCCTCGGTCAGTTAGCCAGGCTCGATACGGCCGGTTGGCTGTTCTTCCTGGCCACGGGTGCCCTGACCGTCTTCTTGCTCGGACGCGCGCTGCGTAGCGGCCCGCTCACTTTCCCTCGTCTGCTCGGCCACGGGACGGTCGCGCTCGGCTTGCTCCTCGCACTGTGGCTCATCAGCCGAACGGTGGTCAGTGGCGGACGACCCGGCACGCTGGTCGTGACCTGGGTTTACGTCTTCGGCGGCGTCGCGTTGCAATTCCTGGTCGGACTGCTGCTCGCCGCGCTCTGCGCCCAGCAGCTACCAGGACGACGCTTCTTCCGCGTCGTCTTTCTCCTCCCCATGATGATCACGCCAGTCGGAGTCGCCTATACCTTCCGCATGCTGACCGACACTGGCAAGGGACCGTTCGCCCCGATCGCCAACTGGCTCGGCTACGCCAACGTCAGCTGGGTCAACGACCCGTGGGGCGCACGCATCGCCGTCATGATCGGTGATCTCTGGCAGTGGACGCCGTTCATGTTCATCGTCCTCTTGGCAGCACTGGAAAGCCAGTCACCCGAGCCGATCGAAGCGGCGATCGTCGATGGTGCCAACCGCTGGCAGATCTTCTGGCATATCACGCTTCCCCAAATCGCTCCGGTGGCGAGCACCGTGATCCTGATCCGGCTCATCGAAGCCTTCAAGATCTTCGATATGCCGAACGTCTTGACTGGTGGGGGACCAGGCACCGCCACGGAATCACTCACCCTGCACGCCTACGTGCTCTGGCGATCGCTCGACTACGGCACGTCCGCTGCTGTCGCCTATACGCTCCTCTTCGTCGTCACCTTTGTCGGCATCGCGTACGTGCGGCTGCTTCACCGCCGAGTGAGCGAAGCGCTTTAG